In one window of Burkholderiales bacterium DNA:
- a CDS encoding redoxin family protein has protein sequence CGAEGLSDVVTLSTMRGKEFLKNYGVAISDSPLAGAAARAVVVLDANDKVVYTEMVPEIKDEPNYEAALAALKK, from the coding sequence TGCGGCGCAGAAGGTTTGAGCGATGTGGTGACGCTGTCGACCATGCGCGGCAAGGAATTCCTCAAGAACTACGGTGTTGCGATCAGCGATTCACCGCTGGCCGGCGCCGCGGCGCGCGCGGTTGTCGTGCTTGATGCCAACGACAAGGTCGTCTATACCGAGATGGTCCCGGAAATTAAGGACGAGCCAAATTACGAAGCGGCGCTCGCTGCGCTGAAGAAATAG